GGCTTGTAGACGGCACCGACGATGATGGCGTCGGGCTTGCCGGCCATGATGCTGGCGAGACCGGCGGTGACGGCCACGGTGTTCCTTTCGAACGAGCCCTTGGATACCAGGCTCAGGCCATGACGCTTGACGGCATTTTCGGTGGAGGAGAGGATGTCAGTGCCCAGGCCGTCGTTCTGGTAGAAGACGGCAAAGCGCTTGGCTCCTTGCTTGACCAGCTGGTCGACGATGCGGTCCACTTCCTGCTGATAGCTCGCCCTGATGTGGAACACCTCCCGGACCACCGGCGTGCGCAGTTCCGTCGCGCCGGTCCTCGGGTTGATGTAGGGGAGCTTGTATTCCTTGACCACCGGGAGGCTCGCCACGCAGTTGGAGGTGCCTACCGACCCGACCACTGCGAACACCTTCTGCTCGTCGGCGAGCTTGAGCAGGCAGTCGATGGTCTTGTCGGTAAGCATCTGGTCGTCCAGGGTCACCAGTTCCACCTTCCTGCCGTTGACGCCCCCCTTGGCGTTGACCGCCTTGAAGTACGCTTCTACCCCCACCTTCATCCCCCGTCCGGAGCCCTTGTTGGCTCCGGTCTGGTCGTTCACCATGCCGATCTTGACCACGCCGCCCACCGGCCCCGCGGCATGTGCCGTCGGAACGATCATCATCAACACCACGGTCAGGAACATCATTTTTTTCATGACATCCTCCTTCTCTCTGGTAGGGCCTGCAGGGGGCGAAGGGGACGGCGGGCGGGGAGATTTCCCTCGCTTCCTTGCCGCCTTAGCCGCGCGGTTCCCCCGGTCGGCACCGTATTAGAAAAACTTTAAGATAATATCTGCTAATGATTGGTTGGCAAGCCGATCTCTTAGCCGGGATCAGTCGTTGTCCCGGTGCAGTCATCGCAAGCAGGGGGCGTAGTCGGCGCTGGGCGGAAAACACATGAGGGGAAAAAGAAAAGGCCTCATGTGATGAGGCCTCTGGGCGGGTCGGGATGGTGAGGAAGCAGCTATCAGCCGAAGATGCGTTTGAAAAGTCCCTTCTTCTCCGCTTCGCGACGCTCCTTGATCAGGTGCATTCCCCCCTGGGCGTGCGACTGGTGCGGGTTCAGCTTGAGGGCCTTCTGGAATTCGCCCTCCGCCAGCCCGTCCCTCCCTTCGTCGAGCAGCATCCAGCCGCGGAAGGCGAAGGCGTCGGCGTTACGTTCGGCCTGCAGGCTCTTGGAAAGTAGCATGCGGCACTTCTCCAAGGCACCCTGGGAACGCTGGTTACCCGGGTTCTTATAGATGGACCAGGCGAGGAAGGCGCTAGTCTGGGCATCGTTGGGGTTGAGGGTGTAGGCGTCCTGCAGGGCACGCTCGGCGTTGCCGAAATCCTCCATCTCCAGGAACACCTTGCCGGACTGGAACTGGATGCGCGCCTGCAACTCGTCTTCGCGCTTGCCGCCAAGGCCAACGGTGTCGGCGTTTAGCATCTCGTCGTAGCGCTCCTTGGCGATGACGCTGGAAAGTGTGTTGTAGGCGTTGGCGTAGTGGGAAAGAACATCCTGGGCGCGTCCCAGGGTGTCGCCGGCGAGCTGCATGAACTTTTCCGGCGAGTACTCGCGGGTCTTGGCGAAGTAGGCGTCCTTCAAGGTGGCGAAGCTGAAAGTGCCCGCTGTCATGCCGAAGATCTCGTAATAGTTCTTGTTCTGGATCGCGGCGTAGTCCCGCTGCACTTCCTGCTCGAAGTCGATTTCGCTGGCGGACAGCGGTGCTGCCATGCCTTTCTTGCCGATCACCAATTCAATCGATTCCGACACCTCGTCGACCAAGTCCGCGAAGCTGACCGCCTCCCCGCGCCGCTCCTCGACTTCCTCGATGGGACGGTTGAAGATAAGTTTCT
This window of the Geomonas agri genome carries:
- a CDS encoding ABC transporter substrate-binding protein; protein product: MKKMMFLTVVLMMIVPTAHAAGPVGGVVKIGMVNDQTGANKGSGRGMKVGVEAYFKAVNAKGGVNGRKVELVTLDDQMLTDKTIDCLLKLADEQKVFAVVGSVGTSNCVASLPVVKEYKLPYINPRTGATELRTPVVREVFHIRASYQQEVDRIVDQLVKQGAKRFAVFYQNDGLGTDILSSTENAVKRHGLSLVSKGSFERNTVAVTAGLASIMAGKPDAIIVGAVYKPGAEFIKMARKEGVSAYLASGSFAGGMNLVKAVGPGASEGIVMSQVVPELDDLSLPITKECKEAIEKNPEDVGFNSVSMEGCMAAKSMIMALEKAGNPPTQAAFIQAYESMKGADMGGIKLTFSQDNHQGQDNVYLQVVKGDKLTSLK